One Streptomyces sp. V4I8 genomic window carries:
- the pstA gene encoding phosphate ABC transporter permease PstA, whose product MSTAIADKRPSTLQGARLPKWAPYAIAAGSVAVAVGIGLGAGLDSRVQWGLIAGILFVLSTYVIAARVEGGRQAKDRIATSLVWVAFLLAVVPLVSLIWETVERGIKVLDVYFLTHSMGVVADSEPGGGIYHAILGTLEQVGLATLIAAPVGVLTAIYLVEYGRGNLARSITFFVDVMTGIPSIVAGLFILSLMLMLEMQPFGFAGSLALAILMMPVVVRSTEEMLKLVPNELREASLALGVPKWRTILKVVVPTSIGGITTGIMLAVARITGETAPVLLLVFGNSFINANPFEGAQASLPLYIYQQYANSAGSPAAYDRAWAASLTLIAFVMILNLVARGIARWKAPKTGR is encoded by the coding sequence ATGAGCACCGCCATCGCCGACAAGCGTCCCAGCACCCTGCAAGGCGCCCGCCTGCCCAAGTGGGCCCCGTACGCCATCGCGGCCGGCTCCGTCGCCGTCGCGGTCGGCATCGGCCTGGGCGCCGGCCTGGACAGCCGCGTCCAGTGGGGCCTGATCGCGGGCATCCTCTTCGTCCTCTCCACGTACGTCATCGCCGCCCGCGTCGAGGGCGGCCGCCAGGCCAAGGACCGCATCGCCACGTCCCTGGTCTGGGTGGCCTTCCTGCTCGCCGTCGTCCCGCTGGTCTCCCTGATCTGGGAGACCGTGGAGCGCGGCATAAAGGTCCTCGACGTCTACTTCCTGACCCACTCCATGGGTGTGGTCGCCGACTCCGAGCCGGGCGGCGGCATCTACCACGCCATCCTCGGCACCCTGGAGCAGGTCGGCCTCGCCACCCTGATCGCCGCGCCGGTCGGCGTGCTCACCGCGATCTACCTGGTGGAGTACGGCCGCGGGAACCTCGCCCGGTCCATCACGTTCTTCGTCGACGTCATGACGGGTATCCCGTCGATCGTCGCGGGCCTGTTCATCCTCAGCCTCATGCTGATGCTGGAGATGCAGCCCTTCGGCTTCGCCGGTTCGTTGGCGCTCGCGATCCTGATGATGCCGGTGGTGGTCCGCTCCACGGAGGAGATGCTCAAGCTCGTCCCGAACGAGCTGCGCGAGGCCTCCCTGGCGCTCGGCGTCCCGAAGTGGCGCACCATCCTGAAGGTGGTCGTACCGACCTCCATCGGCGGCATCACGACCGGCATCATGCTGGCGGTCGCCCGTATCACCGGTGAGACCGCGCCGGTGCTGCTGCTGGTGTTCGGCAACAGCTTCATCAACGCCAACCCCTTCGAGGGTGCGCAGGCGTCACTGCCGCTGTACATCTATCAGCAGTACGCGAACAGCGCCGGGTCACCGGCGGCGTACGACCGCGCCTGGGCGGCATCGCTCACGCTGATCGCCTTCGTGATGATCCTGAACCTGGTGGCCCGCGGCATCGCCCGCTGGAAGGCCCCGAAGACCGGTCGCTGA
- a CDS encoding NUDIX hydrolase encodes MTHANDLTVQAAGCVLWRRSPVHGELEICLIHRPKYDDWSHPKGKLKRGEDHLAGALREVAEETGHSAQPGAELPTLRYLANGRPKEVRYWAAEAGSGSFTPGTEVDRLLWLSPTAARSRLTQPRDRSLVDALLASLRLA; translated from the coding sequence GTGACGCACGCGAACGACCTCACCGTCCAGGCGGCCGGCTGCGTCCTGTGGCGGCGTTCACCGGTCCACGGTGAGCTGGAGATATGCCTGATCCACCGGCCGAAATACGACGACTGGTCCCACCCCAAGGGCAAGCTGAAGCGCGGCGAGGACCATCTGGCCGGTGCGCTGCGCGAGGTCGCGGAGGAGACGGGGCACTCCGCCCAGCCCGGCGCCGAGCTGCCGACCCTGCGTTATCTGGCCAACGGCCGCCCCAAGGAGGTCCGCTACTGGGCGGCCGAGGCGGGTTCCGGGTCCTTCACCCCGGGCACCGAGGTGGACCGCCTGCTGTGGCTCTCCCCCACGGCCGCCCGCAGCCGTCTGACCCAGCCGAGAGACCGCTCACTCGTGGACGCCCTGCTGGCGTCGCTGCGCCTGGCATAG
- a CDS encoding CHAD domain-containing protein — translation MAQQHLDPTDPTAGAVTGEALAGYLRAQATEFLRALRLHRETGAGAAGGSEESVDAARALRRSARRISASLHTFRPLLDTDWSEAIRPELAWVSGTLAMEHAYAARLERLLLALHRLSGATVLPAQAGVVELTDLNGNPGAVPAPQKGAPSPAGHPAHATATPDRGNLTVGAAKAGALLDRQLTLARTRAHSTALQALGSSRFHAVADHIAVLASEVPLTPAAATVDLRPLAAAAEERLTDAVTALPLVTAGHPYNAEALIHGLSPDPAPHPQDAPWHQVRLLLRLHRYAREALHGDTDPVDVRLLAAGQSLNRHRDASEAAAAAAQAARTPRIAPATAYALGVLHADQRHEVEAARFAFQQSWQRQTVGTP, via the coding sequence GTGGCACAGCAACACCTTGATCCGACGGACCCCACGGCCGGGGCGGTGACCGGGGAGGCCCTCGCGGGTTACCTGCGCGCCCAGGCCACGGAGTTCCTCCGAGCCCTGCGCCTGCACCGGGAGACCGGTGCGGGGGCGGCGGGCGGCTCGGAGGAGTCCGTCGACGCGGCCCGGGCGCTGCGCCGCTCGGCCCGCCGCATCAGCGCCAGCCTGCACACGTTCCGCCCCCTGCTCGACACCGACTGGTCGGAGGCCATCCGCCCCGAACTGGCCTGGGTCTCGGGCACGCTGGCCATGGAACACGCGTACGCGGCCCGCCTGGAACGCCTGCTCCTTGCGCTGCACCGGCTGTCGGGGGCCACGGTGCTGCCGGCGCAGGCGGGCGTCGTCGAACTCACCGACCTGAACGGCAACCCCGGCGCGGTCCCCGCTCCGCAGAAAGGGGCACCGTCGCCCGCCGGTCACCCGGCCCACGCGACGGCCACCCCCGACCGCGGCAACCTCACCGTGGGGGCGGCCAAGGCGGGTGCCCTGCTCGACCGCCAGCTCACCCTCGCCCGGACCCGGGCGCACAGCACCGCCCTCCAGGCCCTCGGCTCCTCCCGGTTCCACGCCGTGGCCGACCACATCGCCGTACTGGCCAGCGAGGTCCCCCTCACCCCGGCCGCGGCCACGGTGGACCTGCGGCCCCTCGCGGCCGCCGCCGAGGAGCGGCTCACCGACGCGGTGACCGCGCTGCCGCTGGTGACCGCGGGCCACCCCTACAACGCGGAGGCGCTGATCCACGGCCTCTCCCCGGACCCGGCCCCGCATCCGCAGGACGCGCCCTGGCACCAGGTCCGCCTGCTGCTGCGCCTGCACCGCTACGCCCGCGAGGCCCTGCACGGCGACACCGACCCGGTGGACGTACGGCTGCTGGCGGCCGGCCAGTCCCTCAACCGGCACCGCGACGCCTCCGAGGCGGCGGCCGCCGCGGCCCAGGCGGCCCGCACCCCGCGGATCGCCCCGGCGACGGCGTACGCCCTCGGCGTGCTGCACGCCGACCAGCGGCACGAGGTGGAGGCGGCGCGGTTCGCGTTCCAGCAGTCCTGGCAGCGGCAGACGGTGGGCACGCCCTAG
- the pstS gene encoding phosphate ABC transporter substrate-binding protein PstS: MKLQRKNRRALALGALAVSGALALTACGSDETGNSSGDASATAAAGNIKCDDASGQLLADGSSAQKNAIDAWVKQFTAACNGVQINYKGGGSGAGVTAFTQGQVAFAGSDSALDEEEIAASKKVCSGGQGIDLPMVGGPIAVGYNVPGVENLVLDAPTLAKIFNDKIKNWNDPAIAKLNPDAKLPDLKIQAFHRSDESGTTDNFTKYLIATAKSEWPYEGGKAWQAKGGQSASGSSGVAQQVKQTSGAISYMELSYAKDGINAVQIDTGAAAPVEANVANATKMIAAAKRVGTGKDMALELDYATKADGAYPITLVTYEIVCDKGNKSDTLAGTKAFLRYIASEDGQKILTENDYAPMPEEIISQVRKTIDGLS, encoded by the coding sequence GTGAAGCTTCAGCGCAAGAACCGGCGGGCTCTCGCTCTCGGCGCTCTCGCCGTCTCCGGCGCCCTGGCCCTCACGGCGTGCGGCTCCGACGAAACCGGCAACAGCAGCGGCGACGCCTCCGCCACCGCCGCGGCCGGCAACATCAAGTGTGACGACGCCTCGGGCCAGCTGCTCGCCGACGGCTCCTCCGCGCAGAAGAACGCGATCGACGCCTGGGTCAAGCAGTTCACCGCTGCCTGCAACGGCGTGCAGATCAACTACAAGGGCGGCGGCTCCGGCGCCGGCGTCACCGCCTTCACGCAGGGCCAGGTCGCCTTCGCCGGCTCCGACTCCGCGCTGGACGAGGAGGAGATCGCCGCCTCCAAGAAGGTCTGCTCCGGCGGCCAGGGCATCGACCTCCCGATGGTCGGCGGCCCGATCGCGGTCGGTTACAACGTCCCGGGTGTCGAGAACCTGGTCCTGGACGCGCCGACCCTCGCCAAGATCTTCAACGACAAGATCAAGAACTGGAACGACCCGGCGATCGCGAAGCTGAACCCCGACGCGAAGCTTCCCGACCTGAAGATCCAGGCGTTCCACCGCTCCGACGAGTCGGGCACCACGGACAACTTCACCAAGTACCTGATCGCCACCGCCAAGTCCGAGTGGCCCTACGAGGGCGGCAAGGCCTGGCAGGCCAAGGGCGGCCAGTCCGCCTCCGGCTCCTCCGGTGTCGCCCAGCAGGTCAAGCAGACCTCCGGCGCCATCAGCTACATGGAGCTGTCGTACGCCAAGGACGGCATCAACGCGGTCCAGATCGACACCGGTGCCGCCGCTCCGGTCGAGGCCAACGTCGCCAACGCCACCAAGATGATCGCCGCCGCCAAGCGCGTCGGCACCGGCAAGGACATGGCGCTGGAGCTGGACTACGCCACCAAGGCCGACGGCGCCTACCCGATCACCCTGGTGACGTACGAGATCGTCTGCGACAAGGGCAACAAGTCCGACACCCTCGCCGGCACCAAGGCGTTCCTGCGCTACATCGCCTCCGAGGACGGCCAGAAGATCCTCACGGAGAACGACTACGCCCCGATGCCTGAGGAGATCATCTCCCAGGTCCGTAAGACCATCGATGGCCTGAGCTGA
- the pstC gene encoding phosphate ABC transporter permease subunit PstC, protein MDISTQSTQTPPPTPPPANAEQKRAARGATRPGDRIFLGLSRGSGIFLLVIMAAIAVFLTYRATLAISKDEANFLTAFEWNTSAVPPKFGIAVLVYGTIVSSIIAMFIAVPIAVAIALFITHYAPRKLGGPIAYVIDLLAAVPSIVYGLWGALVLVPQMNGLFGWLDSYFGWTGIFSWDDGPARSMLTVGILLAIMILPIITNVSREVFRQVPQMHEEAALALGATRWEVIRMAVLPFGRSGVISASMLGLGRALGETMAVATVLSPDFDIHLSLLNPGGGTFAQNIASKFGEASPFGRDALIASGLVLFVITLLVNGAARAIIARRKEYSGANA, encoded by the coding sequence ATGGACATATCTACCCAGAGCACTCAGACTCCTCCCCCCACCCCACCACCCGCGAACGCCGAGCAGAAGCGCGCGGCCCGTGGCGCCACCCGACCCGGTGACCGGATCTTCCTCGGTCTCTCCCGCGGCTCGGGCATTTTCCTGCTGGTGATCATGGCCGCCATCGCGGTCTTCCTCACCTACCGCGCCACCCTCGCGATCAGCAAGGACGAGGCCAACTTCCTCACCGCCTTCGAGTGGAACACCAGCGCGGTCCCGCCGAAGTTCGGCATCGCGGTCCTCGTCTACGGCACGATCGTCTCCTCGATCATCGCCATGTTCATCGCGGTCCCGATCGCCGTCGCCATCGCGCTGTTCATCACGCACTACGCCCCGCGCAAGCTCGGCGGCCCCATCGCGTACGTGATCGACCTGCTCGCCGCCGTGCCCTCCATCGTGTACGGCCTGTGGGGCGCCCTGGTCCTCGTACCGCAGATGAACGGCCTCTTCGGCTGGCTGGACAGCTACTTCGGCTGGACCGGCATCTTCTCCTGGGACGACGGCCCCGCCCGCTCGATGCTGACGGTCGGCATCCTGCTCGCGATCATGATCCTGCCGATCATCACCAACGTGAGCCGCGAGGTCTTCCGCCAGGTCCCGCAGATGCACGAGGAGGCGGCCCTGGCGCTCGGCGCCACCCGCTGGGAGGTCATCCGCATGGCGGTCCTCCCCTTCGGCCGCTCCGGCGTCATCTCCGCCTCGATGCTCGGCCTCGGCCGCGCCCTCGGCGAGACGATGGCCGTGGCCACCGTGCTCTCCCCCGACTTCGACATCCACCTCAGCCTGCTCAACCCGGGCGGCGGCACCTTCGCCCAGAACATCGCCAGCAAGTTCGGTGAGGCGTCCCCGTTCGGGCGTGACGCGCTGATCGCCTCCGGTCTGGTCCTGTTCGTCATCACCCTGCTGGTCAACGGCGCGGCCCGCGCGATCATCGCCCGCCGCAAGGAGTACTCGGGGGCCAACGCATGA